The Medicago truncatula cultivar Jemalong A17 chromosome 4, MtrunA17r5.0-ANR, whole genome shotgun sequence genome includes a region encoding these proteins:
- the LOC25493469 gene encoding uncharacterized acetyltransferase At3g50280: MASIKLISTTTIQAPSHINTNSKKIHLTPWDLSSLQVEMNQKGLLFHNHQNPKDTSNQIQHLKNTLSSTLVFFPPLTGRLIIEHQEDDDNSINDDTTSCFILCNNLGALFIHAAAENTSVFDIVKPNYVPSIVHSFFPFNKVKNYEGTSKPLLAVQVTELVDGIFIGFSINHVVVDGKSFWHFINSWSEISRGFDQLSKLPTLNRWFLDESIEIPIKFPFTKEENGKSTEIDENPVPLERIFHFTKEKIAKLKSKANEEANINKISSLQALLTHLWQAVIRGQNIDPEEEIMYCLVIDVRGRIIPPLHENYFGNALQVGGVKMKAKELLAEGAFGKVAFEMNKMIASHCDDTVKRHYESWVKNPRLFQGRLSSVKALATSSSPRFDVYGNDFGWGKPVAVRSGGANKSDGTITMFSGIEEGSIDVEVCLSYDILEAMGNDPQFIHIF, encoded by the coding sequence ATGGCATCCATCAAACTCATATCAACCACTACAATTCAAGCACCAAGTCACATTAACACCAActcaaaaaaaatccatttgaCCCCATGGGACCTCTCATCCCTCCAAGTTGAAATGAACCAAAAAGGACTTCTCTTTCACAATCACCAAAACCCAAAAGACACCTCAAACCAAATCCAACACCTCAAAAACACCCTTTCCTCAACTCTTGTTTTCTTCCCACCCCTCACCGGTCGTCTCATCATTGAACATCAAGAAGACGACGACAATAGCATCAACGATGACACAACCTCATGTTTCATCCTTTGTAACAACCTAGGTGCGTTATTTATTCATGCAGCAGCTGAAAACACAAGTGTCTTCGATATTGTTAAACCAAACTATGTTCCTTCCATTGTTCACTCTTTTTTTCcatttaataaagtaaaaaacTACGAAGGCACATCAAAACCATTGCTTGCAGTTCAAGTTACTGAGCTTGTTGATGGTATTTTCATTGGCTTCTCAATCAATCATGTTGTTGTCGATGGTAAGTCGTTTTGGCATTTCATCAATTCATGGTCTGAAATTTCGCGTGGTTTTGATCAACTATCGAAACTCCCAACACTTAATCGTTGGTTTCTCGATGAATCAATTGAAATTCCTATAAAATTTCCTTTCACAAAGGAGGAAAATGGAAAAAGTACCGAAATTGATGAAAACCCTGTTCCACTGGAGAGGATTTTCCATTTTACAAAGGAGAAAATTGCGAAACTCAAATCAAAAGCTAACGAAGAGGccaatataaacaaaatatcttCTTTACAAGCACTTTTAACTCACCTTTGGCAAGCTGTGATTCGTGGTCAGAATATCGATCCAGAAGAAGAAATCATGTATTGTTTAGTCATTGATGTTAGAGGCAGAATTATTCCACCTTTGCACGAGAATTACTTTGGAAATGCATTGCAGGTTGGTGGTGTGAAAATGAAAGCAAAGGAATTACTTGCTGAAGGAGCGTTTGGAAAAGTTGCTTTTGAGATGAATAAGATGATAGCTTCACATTGTGATGATACTGTGAAGAGACACTATGAAAGTTGGGTGAAAAATCCAAGGTTGTTTCAAGGCAGGCTTAGTAGTGTTAAGGCTTTGGCAACTAGTAGTTCTCCAAGGTTTGATGTTTATGGTAATGACTTTGGTTGGGGTAAGCCTGTTGCTGTTAGAAGTGGGGGTGCAAATAAAAGTGATGGAACGATAACTATGTTTAGTGGGATAGAAGAAGGTAGTATTGATGTTGAAGTTTGCCTTTCTTATGATATTTTGGAGGCTATGGGAAATGACCCTCAATTCATACATATCTTTTAA